From the Lepidochelys kempii isolate rLepKem1 chromosome 2, rLepKem1.hap2, whole genome shotgun sequence genome, one window contains:
- the PEX2 gene encoding peroxisome biogenesis factor 2, with amino-acid sequence MASNGNNSERVNPVLRISQMDALELNKALEQLVWSQFSSCFHGFKPGLLAHIEPEVKAFLCLFLWRFTIYSKNATVGQTILNIQYKNDLSQTQKYQPLSKHQKLWYLICTVGGRWLEERCYDLFSSRQLESFCRIKHFINFVAGLLKLCGLLNFLIFLQKGKFATLTERILGIRSVFCRPQNVRQIGFEYMNRELLWHGFAEFLIYLLPLINMQKLKLKISSWSLPIAVFSSSENTLAAHCKECSVCGEWPTMPHTIGCSHVFCYYCIKSNCLFDMYFTCPKCGTEVYNLQPLKYKIEMTEVHTL; translated from the coding sequence ATGGCTTCCAATGGCAATAATTCAGAAAGAGTGAACCCTGTGCTCAGAATAAGTCAGATGGATGCTCTTGAACTAAACAAAGCCTTGGAGCAGCTAGTTTGGTCCCAGTTTTCCAGCTGTTTTCATGGATTTAAACCGGGGCTGTTGGCTCACATTGAACCAGAAGTAAAAGCATTTTTATGTCTTTTCTTGTGGAGATTCACCATCTATTCTAAGAATGCAACTGTGGGACAGACTATTCTGAATATTCAATACAAGAATGACTTATCTCAAACACAGAAATATCAGCCATTGAGCAAACACCAGAAGTTATGGTATCTTATCTGCACTGTTGGTGGAAGGTGGTTGGAAGAAAGATGCTATGATTTATTCAGCAGTCGCCAACTAGAGTCATTCTGCAGAATCAAGCATTTCATTaattttgtagctggacttttAAAACTTTGTGGACTACTGAACTTTCTGATTTTCCTTCAGAAGGGAAAATTTGCAACACTTACCGAACGTATTTTAGGAATTAGATCTGTCTTTTGTAGGCCTCAGAATGTTCGTCAAATAGGATTTGAATACATGAACAGGGAACTTTTATGGCATGGCTTTGCTGAATTTCTAATCTATCTTCTACCACTCATTAACATGCAAAAGCTCAAACTCAAAATTTCATCTTGGTCTTTGCCTATTGCAGTTTTTTCCAGTAGCGAAAACACTTTAGCAGCACATTGCAAGGAATGTTCTGTATGTGGGGAGTGGCCAACTATGCCTCATACCATAGGCTGCTCACATGTTTTCTGCTACTATTGTATTAAAAGCAACTGCTTATTTGACATGTATTTTACCTGTCCTAAGTGTGGTACAGAGGTATACAATCTTCAGCCATTGAAATACAAGATTGAAATGACAGAAGTTCACACACTCTAG